A stretch of Lachancea thermotolerans CBS 6340 chromosome D complete sequence DNA encodes these proteins:
- a CDS encoding KLTH0D01650p (conserved hypothetical protein), with protein MPEKNAAAHDQGNLAGSIAGSVAGADLGNKLHLGAIGGIASSVLGSGQGSKLENKLKEKMDKK; from the coding sequence ATGCCCGAAAAGAACGCTGCCGCTCACGACCAAGGAAACCTCGCCGGCTCCATCGCCGGCTCCGTCGCCGGCGCTGACCTGGGCAACAAGCTGCACCTCGGTGCCATCGGCGGCATCGCGAGCAGCGTGCTGGGCTCAGGCCAGGGCAGCAAGCTCGAGAACAAGCTGAAGGAGAAGATGGACAAGAAATAA
- the RBG1 gene encoding GTP-binding protein RBG1 (highly similar to uniprot|P39729 Saccharomyces cerevisiae YAL036C RBG1 GTPase that interacts with ribosomes member of the DRG family of GTP-binding proteins), which translates to MSTTVEKIKAIEDEMARTQKNKATSFHLGQLKAKLAKLRREIVTSATQGSGGGGVGFDVARTGVASVGFVGFPSVGKSTLLSKLTGTESEAAEYEFTTLVTVPGVIRYKGARIQMLDLPGIIDGAKDGRGRGKQVIAVARTCNLLFIVLDVNKPLHHKQVIEKELEGVGIRLNKQPPDILIKKKEKGGVSITNTVPLTHLGADEIRAVMSEYKMNSAEIAFRCDATVDDLIDVLEASTRRYMPAIYVLNKVDSLSLEELELLYRIPNAVPISSGREWNLDELLQIMWDRLNLVRVYTKPKGTMPDFTDPVVLRSDRCSVKDFCNQIHKSLVDDFRNALVYGSSVKHQPQYVGLNHILEDEDVVTILKK; encoded by the coding sequence ATGTCTACAACCGtcgagaagatcaaggccATCGAAGATGAGATGGCGCGTACgcaaaaaaacaaggctACGTCGTTCCATCTTGGACAGCTGAAAGCCAAACTAGCAAAATTGAGAAGAGAAATCGTGACCTCTGCGACACAAGGCTCGGGAGGTGGTGGTGTTGGTTTCGACGTTGCTAGAACGGGTGTAGCTTCGGTCGGATTCGTAGGGTTCCCTTCTGTGGGTAAATCGACattgctttcaaagctcacGGGTACCGAGTCAGAGGCTGCAGAGTATGAGTTTACCACGCTGGTGACCGTGCCTGGTGTGATCAGATACAAAGGTGCCAGAATCCAAATGCTTGACTTGCCAGGTATCATTGACGGTGCTAAAGACGGTAGAGGTCGTGGTAAGCAAGTCATTGCGGTCGCCAGAACTTGTAACCTACTTTTTATTGTTCTGGACGTCAACAAACCGCTACATCACAAACAAGTGATTGAAAAAGAATTAGAAGGTGTCGGTATTCGTTTGAACAAGCAGCCCCCCGACATCttgatcaaaaagaaggagaaagGTGGTGTCTCCATCACTAACACAGTTCCGCTGACACACTTAGGGGCAGACGAAATCAGGGCTGTGATGAGTGAATACAAAATGAACAGTGCTGAAATTGCGTTCAGATGTGACGCTACCGTCGACGATCTCATTGATGTGTTGGAAGCGTCCACAAGAAGATACATGCCAGCGATTTACGTGCTAAACAAGGTCGACTCCCTGTCGCTTGAGGAGTTGGAGCTGTTATACAGAATTCCTAATGCTGTGCCAATCTCATCCGGGAGGGAGTGGAACTTGGATGAGCTGTTGCAGATCATGTGGGACCGTTTGAACCTGGTTCGTGTATACACAAAGCCCAAGGGTACAATGCCAGATTTCACGGATCCTGTAGTGCTGAGATCGGACAGGTGTTCGGTAAAAGACTTTTGTAACCAGATCCATAAATCTCTGGTTGACGACTTCAGAAACGCGTTGGTTTACGGCAGCAGTGTCAAGCATCAACCTCAATATGTGGGGTTAAACCACATCTTAGAAGATGAGGACGTCGTTAccatcttgaagaaatga
- the RPA190 gene encoding DNA-directed RNA polymerase I core subunit RPA190 (highly similar to uniprot|P10964 Saccharomyces cerevisiae YOR341W RPA190 RNA polymerase I subunit largest subunit of RNA polymerase I) produces MDISKPVGSEITSVDFGVMTAQDIRNFSAMQITNPTVLDNLGHPISGGLYDLALGAFLRNLCATCGLDEKFCPGHQGHIELPVPCYNPLFFSQLYIFLRSSCLYCHGFRLKASEVHRYACKLKLLQYGLIDECYKLDELRVGTLQTAVDEAEEDDGDDDKPSKLVDVALLRELKVKRREFVDISIATAISEGRTSYNGTFTATVNDERKALIHDFYKRLLSRPKCDNCGMFSPKFRKDGFTKIFETSLTEKQQTNNRVKGLIRADMIKKQQQRRKLADDQNSAGEPMEVDEDFDNSRDASARPKTGSTYILSTEVRNILRSVFKKEQEVLQYVFHSRPNLSKKLVRADMFFLEVVIVPPTRFRLPSKLGEEIHENTQNQLLSKILTTSLLIRDLNEEMSKLQKDKVSVEDKKVIFNRLMNAFVTIQNDVNAFIDSTKAQGNTGGKVPIPGVKQALEKKEGLFRKHMMGKRVNYAARSVISPDPNIETNEIGVPPVFATKLTYPEPVTSYNIAELRQAVINGPDKWPGATQIQNEDGSLVSLVGMTTEQRKALANQLLTPSSHSATHSLNKKVYRHIKNRDIVIMNRQPTLHKASMMGHKVRVLPGEKTLRLHYANTGAYNADFDGDEMNMHFPQNENARAEAFNLANTDSQYLTPTSGSPVRGLIQDHISAGVWLTNKDSFFTREEYQQYIYGCIRPEDGHATRNKLLTVPPAVFKPVPLWTGKQIITTVLLNVTPADMPGINLLSKNKIKNEYWGKGSTENDVVFKNGELLCGILDKSQYGASKYGIVHSLHEVYGPDVSAKVLSVLGRLFTNYITATAFTCGMDDLRLTEEGNKWRSDILKTSTDVGRVAAAEVTNLDKDVSANDSELLKRLEEILRDDNKLGILDAVTSSKVNSITSQVVSKCVPDGTMKKFPNNSMQAMALSGAKGSNVNVSQIMCLLGQQALEGRRVPVMVSGKTLPSFKPFETDAMAGGYIKGRFYSGIKPQEYYFHCMAGREGLIDTAVKTSRSGYLQRCLTKQLEGVHISYDNSVRDADGTLIQFLYGGDAVDVTQESHMTQFKFCADNYDALLKKYNPAALIEHLDVESALKYSKKALKHRKKTEKVPHYSQKVKYDPVVSKFNPSKYLGSVSENFQDKLESFIDSNNDLFKSRDTVSEKKFRALMQLKYMRSLINPGEAVGIIASQSVGEPSTQMTLNTFHFAGHGAANVTLGIPRMREIIMTASAAIKTPQMTLPILADVTDPQADTFCKSVTKVMLSEVVDRVEVTESTGFSEGSTGSRSYFINMKFFGSDEYGEEYDVSKEELQNVVAEKFLKSLEVAIVKEIKKQKKMASPEIGVAVPRSQAAIASGEGGKIDDEDNDEQESRKRTKQAVSYDDPDDDEVETMREAEKSSDEEVDSEMDSDSSDSDDAEDVEEEKPLSNKTKSGLTKVQRDRQSAVVSSHRFVTKYNFDDEDGEWCQFTIELAADTEKLLMVNIVEDICRKSVIREVKNIDRCVHPEPENGKRILVTEGVNFQEMWDQDAFIDVNGITSNDVASVLKTYGVEAARNTIVNEINNVFSRYAISVSFRHLDLIADMMTRQGTYLAFNRQGMETSTSSLMKMSYETTCQFLTKAVLDNECENLDSPSARIVLGKLNNVGTGAFDVLAKVPASH; encoded by the coding sequence ATGGATATCTCGAAGCCCGTTGGATCGGAGATCACGTCGGTCGACTTCGGCGTGATGACCGCCCAAGACATACGGAACTTCTCTGCCATGCAGATTACCAACCCCACCGTTCTGGACAACCTGGGTCACCCAATCTCGGGCGGTCTCTACGACCTCGCCCTCGGCGCCTTTTTGCGCAACCTCTGTGCCACCTGCGGCCTCGACGAGAAGTTTTGCCCGGGCCACCAGGGCCACATTGAGCTGCCCGTGCCTTGCTATAAccctctcttcttcagccaGCTCTAcatcttcttgagaagCAGCTGTCTCTACTGCCACGGCTTCAGGCTCAAGGCCTCCGAGGTGCATCGCTACGCCTGCAAGCTTAAGCTCCTGCAGTACGGGCTCATCGACGAGTGCTACAAGCTCGACGAGCTGCGGGTCGGCACCCTGCAAACCGCCGTCGACGAGGCCGAGGAGGACGACGGCGATGACGACAAGCCATCCAAGCTCGTCGACGTCGCTCTGCTCAGAGAACTCAAAGTCAAGCGCAGAGAGTTCGTCGACATCAGCATAGCCACCGCTATCTCAGAGGGCCGTACCTCTTACAACGGTACCTTCACCGCCACCGTCAACGacgaaagaaaagctttgatcCACGACTTCTACAAGAGACTTCTTTCCAGACCAAAGTGTGACAACTGTGGAATGTTCTCGCCCAAGTTCAGAAAGGACGGTTTCACCAAGATCTTTGAGACCTCACTCACGGAAAAGCAGCAGACCAATAACAGAGTCAAGGGTTTGATCCGTGCTGACAtgatcaaaaagcagcaacagcgCCGTAAGCTGGCCGACGATCAGAACTCCGCCGGCGAGCCCATGGAGGTCGACGAGGACTTCGACAACTCCAGGGATGCGTCTGCTAGACCCAAGACGGGGTCCACCTACATTCTGTCTACTGAAGTACGCAACATCCTGCGGAGcgtcttcaagaaagagcaggaGGTTCTGCAGTACGTCTTCCACTCTAGGCCAAACTTATCTAAAAAGCTAGTTAGAGCCGACatgtttttcttggaagttgTGATAGTTCCACCAACCCGTTTCCGCTTGCCTTCCAAGCTGGGCGAGGAAATTCATGAAAACACCCAAAACCAGCTTCTGTCTAAGATCCTGACCACCTCTTTGCTGATCAGAGATCTCAATGAGGAAATGTCTAAGCTACAAAAAGACAAGGTGTCTGtcgaagacaaaaaagttATCTTCAACAGGCTCATGAACGCTTTCGTCACCATCCAAAATGACGTTAACGCTTTCATCGACTCCACTAAGGCTCAAGGAAACACCGGAGGTAAGGTTCCTATCCCTGGTGTCAAGCAGGCtctggaaaagaaggaagGTCTGTTTAGAAAGCACATGATGGGAAAGCGTGTTAACTATGCTGCCAGATCTGTCATCTCGCCTGACCCAAACATTGAGACTAACGAAATTGGTGTTCCACCGGTTTTTGCTACAAAGCTGACTTACCCAGAGCCCGTCACCTCTTACAACATCGCGGAGTTGAGACAGGCTGTGATAAATGGCCCCGACAAATGGCCGGGTGCCACTCAAATTCAGAATGAAGATGGGTCGTTGGTCTCCCTCGTCGGCATGACTACCGAACAGCGCAAGGCTCTCGCCAACCAACTTCTGACTCCTTCCTCGCACAGCGCTACACactctttgaacaaaaaggtCTACCGtcacatcaaaaacagagaTATCGTCATTATGAACCGTCAACCAACCCTACACAAAGCTTCCATGATGGGTCACAAAGTCAGAGTCTTGCCTGGCGAAAAGACATTGCGTTTGCACTATGCCAACACCGGTGCTTACAATGCTGACTTCGATGGTGATGAGATGAACATGCACTTCCCTCAAAACGAAAACGCTAGAGCTGAGGCTTTCAACCTTGCAAACACTGACTCCCAGTATCTGACACCAACTTCGGGGTCTCCTGTGAGAGGTTTGATTCAGGACCACATTTCTGCAGGTGTGTGGCTGACAAACAAGGATTCGTTCTTCACAAGGGAAGAGTACCAACAGTATATTTATGGCTGTATTCGTCCAGAAGATGGTCACGCAACTAGAAACAAGCTATTGACCGTTCCACCCGCGGTTTTCAAGCCTGTACCTCTATGGACCGGTAAACAGATCATCACCACCgttcttttgaatgttACACCCGCTGACATGCCAGGTATCaatcttctttcaaagaacaagatcaaaaacgaaTACTGGGGCAAAGGATCCACCGAGAACGATGTCGTATTCAAGAACGGCGAATTGCTGTGCGGTATCTTGGACAAGTCCCAGTATGGTGCTTCGAAGTACGGTATTGTTCACTCTTTGCATGAAGTCTACGGTCCAGATGTGTCAGCTAAAGTTCTTTCAGTACTCGGTAGACTCTTCACTAACTACATTACTGCCACGGCCTTTACATGTGGTATGGATGACTTGCGTCTGACCGAAGAAGGCAACAAGTGGAGAAGcgacattttgaagacatcAACTGATGTCGGTCGTGTAGCTGCAGCCGAAGTCACCAACTTGGATAAGGACGTTAGTGCAAACGACAGCGAGCTCCTGAAGCGTTTGGAAGAAATCCTGAGAGACGATAACAAGCTGGGAATTCTAGATGCGGTCACCTCCTCAAAAGTTAACTCTATCACATCGCAAGTTGTTTCGAAGTGTGTTCCGGATGGgacaatgaagaagttcccAAACAACTCCATGCAAGCAATGGCTCTCTCTGGTGCTAAGGGTTCCAATGTCAACGTCTCGCAAATTATGTGTTTGCTAGGACAACAGGCTCTGGAAGGTAGAAGAGTACCAGTGATGGTTTCTGGTAAGACTCTGCCATCCTTCAAACCTTTCGAAACCGATGCTATGGCTGGTGGTTACATCAAAGGCCGGTTTTACTCAGGTATCAAACCTCAGGAGTACTACTTCCACTGTATGGCTGGTCGTGAAGGTTTGATCGACACAGCTGTCAAGACCTCTAGATCCGGGTACTTACAGCGTTGTTTGACTAAACAGCTAGAAGGTGTTCACATCTCTTATGACAACTCTGTAAGAGACGCCGATGGTACTCTCATCCAATTCTTGTACGGTGGTGATGCGGTTGATGTGACCCAAGAATCTCACATGACTCAATTCAAGTTCTGTGCAGACAACTACGATgctcttctgaagaagtaTAATCCAGCGGCTCTGATAGAACATCTCGATGTTGAGAGTGCCTTGAAGTACTCCAAAAAAGCGCTCAAGCACAGAAAGAAGACCGAAAAGGTCCCACACTACTCTCAAAAGGTCAAGTACGATCCTGTGGTTTCGAAGTTCAACCCTTCAAAGTATTTGGGTTCCGTTTCCGAAAACTTCCAAGACAAACTTGAGAGCTTTATCGACTCTAACAACGATCTCTTTAAGTCGCGCGACACTGTGAGCGAGAAGAAATTCCGTGCTCTAATGCAACTGAAGTATATGCGCTCTTTGATTAATCCTGGTGAAGCTGTGGGTATCATTGCCTCTCAATCTGTCGGTGAGCCATCCACGCAAATGACTTTGAATACCTTCCACTTTGCTGGTCACGGTGCCGCAAACGTCACCTTGGGTATCCCTCGTATGAGAGAAATCATTATGACAGCTTCTGCCGCTATCAAGACTCCACAGATGACCTTACCTATTCTGGCTGATGTTACTGACCCTCAAGCAGACACTTTCTGTAAATCGGTGACCAAGGTCATGCTATCCGAAGTTGTTGACAGAGTTGAGGTTACAGAATCTACCGGTTTCTCGGAGGGAAGCACTGGTTCAAGATCTTACTTTATCAACATGAAGTTCTTCGGAAGCGATGAATATGGCGAGGAATACGACGTTTCTAAAGAAGAGCTGCAGAACGTCGTTGCtgaaaagttcttgaaatctcttGAGGTCGCAAtcgtcaaagaaatcaaaaagcagaaaaagatgGCTTCGCCTGAGATCGGTGTTGCAGTCCCCAGATCGCAAGCTGCTATTGCTTCCGGTGAGGGAGGAAAGattgatgacgaagacaaTGACGAGCAAGAGTCAAGAAAGAGGACCAAACAAGCTGTGTCGTACGACGATCCCGATGACGATGAGGTTGAAACCATGAGGGAAGCTGAAAAGTCGTCCGACGAGGAGGTTGACTCTGAGATGGACTCTGACTCATCAGACTCTGACGACGCAGAGGATGTTGAAGAGGAGAAGCCTCTTTCAAATAAAACTAAATCCGGACTCACCAAAGTTCAGCGTGATAGACAGTCTGCAGTTGTATCTTCCCACAGATTTGTCACGAAGTACAACTTcgatgacgaagacggaGAATGGTGTCAGTTCACTATCGAGCTGGCCGCTGACACCGAAAAGCTGCTGATGGTTAACATTGTTGAAGATATCTGTCGCAAGTCCGTCATTAGAGAGGTGAAAAACATTGACAGATGTGTTCACCCAGAACCTGAGAACGGAAAGCGTATCCTTGTCACCGAGGGTGTCAACTTCCAAGAAATGTGGGACCAAGACGCCTTCATCGACGTCAACGGTATTACGTCGAACGACGTTGCATCTGTTTTGAAGACGTATGGTGTTGAGGCCGCAAGAAACACCATTGTGAACGAAATCAACAATGTCTTTTCTCGTTATGCTATCTCGGTCTCTTTCCGTCATTTGGACTTGATCGCTGATATGATGACAAGACAAGGAACTTACCTTGCTTTCAACAGACAAGGCATGGAGACCTCGACGTCTTCCCTAATGAAGATGTCTTATGAAACCACTTGTCAGTTCTTAACGAAGGCTGTTTTGGACAACGAATGTGAAAACCTCGACAGTCCTTCTGCCAGGATTGTTTTAGGAAAACTAAACAATGTTGGTACCGGCGCTTTTGACGTTTTGGCCAAAGTCCCCGCATCGCATTAA
- the FUN12 gene encoding translation initiation factor eIF5B (similar to uniprot|P39730 Saccharomyces cerevisiae YAL035W FUN12 GTPase required for general translation initiation by promoting Met-tRNAiMet binding to ribosomes and ribosomal subunit joining homolog of bacterial IF2), whose protein sequence is MGKKSKKSAQNYWDEEFEEDTPQPEEIGGTPAESTPEVEAATDGPESSVEPSDQAEVAEDAEAIEADFMSALRQTKKKADKKEEEDVKKPVIKSKKEKEKEKKEKEKQKKKEQAAKKKAQQQAQKEKNKELNKQQAEAAAEAKAKKESGAKSSEGQTATGGAKKNAKKIPAGLAALKRQLELKKQLEEQERLEREEEERLEKEEEDRLKKEQELAEEARQQKREKERAKREKLKAEGKLLTRKQKEEKKLLEKRRAALLAAGNIQVAGLNKSQDGSDSKPKKVVYGKKKKKTQQEKDAELAVEEAKKAAEAADAEEDAEEALVDDWENLALDDDEGAASDEEDQEQEETAEDEDADATKEKPAQPSSSKVEAAPASTPASAAVSKRPSPTPSSSTQKDLRSPICCILGHVDTGKTKLLDKIRQTNVQGGEAGGITQQIGATYFPIEAVKQKTQAMAQYEKQTFDVPGLLVIDTPGHESFTNLRSRGSSLCNIAILVIDIMHGLEQQTMESIRLLRDRKAPFVVALNKIDRLYDWEPTPNDSFRNSFQKQSRGVKQEFATRLEGIKVALAEQGLNSELYFENKNLAKYVSIVPTSAVTGEGVPDLLWLLLELTQKRMSKQLMYLSHVAATVLEVKVVEGFGTTIDVILSNGYLREGDRIVLCGLNGPIVTTIRALLTPQPLRELRLKSEYVHHKEVKAALGVKVAANDLEKAVSGSRLLVVGPEDDEEEMMDDVMEDLTGLLDSVDTSGRGVVVQASTLGSLEALLDFLKDMKIPVMSIGLGPVYKRDVMKATAMLDKAKEFAVMLCFDVKIDKEAEHYAEEQGVKIFNADVIYHLFDAFTAYQEKLLEQRRKDFLQDAIFPCVLNTLQIINKRGPMIIGVDVMEGSLRVGTPICTVKLDPTTKEKTVLLLGKVVSLEINHQAVNEVKKGQTAAGVAMRLEDPSGQQPIWGRHVDEKDTLYSLISRRSIDTLKDPAFRDQVSKSDWLLLRKMKTVFSIE, encoded by the coding sequence ATGGGGAAGAAGTCTAAGAAGTCAGCTCAAAACTACTGGGACGAGGAGTTCGAGGAAGACACTCCTCAACCCGAGGAAATTGGAGGAACTCCTGCGGAAAGCACGCCTGAAGTCGAAGCTGCGACAGATGGTCCTGAGTCTTCGGTTGAGCCATCCGACCAAGCCGAGGTTGCTGAGGACGCAGAAGCAATCGAAGCGGACTTCATGTCGGCGCTAAGACAGActaagaagaaggctgacaaaaaagaggaggaagacGTCAAGAAGCCCGTGATAAAGtcgaagaaggagaaggaaaaggagaagaaagagaaggagaagcaaaagaagaaggagcaaGCCGCTAAAAAGAAGGCCCAGCAACAGGCtcagaaggaaaagaacaaggaGTTAAACAAACAGCAAGCCGAGGCCGCGGCTGAAGCCAAGGCGAAAAAAGAGAGCGGTGCTAAGTCCTCCGAAGGCCAAACCGCTACAGGTGGCGCTAAGAAGAATGCGAAGAAGATCCCTGCCGGATTAGCCGCTCTGAAGCGTCAATtggagctgaagaagcagctAGAGGAACAGGAACGTTTAGAGagagaggaagaggaacgtttggagaaagaagaggaggatcgcctgaagaaggagcaaGAATTGGCCGAAGAGGCGAGACAGCAGAAGAGggagaaagagagagcCAAGCGCGAAAAGCTGAAGGCAGAAGGTAAACTCCTAACCCGtaagcaaaaagaagagaagaagcttctcgagAAAAGACGTGCTGCTCTGCTAGCCGCCGGTAACATCCAGGTTGCTGGTCTAAACAAGTCTCAGGATGGCTCTGACAGCAAGCCTAAGAAGGTTGTGTACggcaagaaaaagaagaagacacAGCAAGAGAAGGATGCTGAACTCGCcgttgaagaagccaaaaaggCTGCCGAGGCCGCAGATGCTGAGGAAGATGCCGAGGAAGCCCTCGTTGATGACTGGGAAAACTTGGCTCTCGATGACGACGAAGGCGCTGCatctgatgaagaggaccaagaacaagaagaaactGCTGAAGACGAGGATGCGGATGCAACCAAAGAGAAGCCTGCTCAGCCtagctcttcaaaggttgAGGCTGCTCCAGCAAGCACGCCTGCTTCAGCCGCTGTTTCCAAGCGTCCTTCGCCAACACCATCATCCTCTACTCAAAAAGATCTCCGTTCTCCTATCTGCTGTATTTTGGGTCATGTTGACACTGGTAAGACTAAGCTGCTGGATAAAATCAGACAAACCAATGTGCAAGGTGGAGAAGCAGGTGGTATCACCCAGCAAATTGGTGCTACTTACTTCCCTATCGAAGCCGTCAAGCAAAAGACACAGGCTATGGCTCAATACGAAAAGCAGACTTTTGATGTTCCAGGTTTGTTGGTGATCGATACTCCAGGCCACGAATCTTTCACAAACTTGCGTTCCAGaggttcttctttgtgTAACATCGCCATCCTTGTTATTGATATTATGCACGGTTTGGAACAACAAACTATGGAGTCTATCAGACTTTTGAGAGACAGAAAAGCTCcttttgttgttgcttTGAACAAAATCGATAGACTATATGACTGGGAGCCCACGCCTAATGACTCTTTCAGAAACtctttccaaaaacaatCCAGGGGTGTTAAGCAAGAGTTTGCTACCAGACTCGAAGGGATCAAGGTTGCTCTCGCTGAGCAAGGTTTGAACTCCGAGCTGTACttcgagaacaaaaacttggcgAAGTATGTCTCGATTGTTCCAACATCTGCTGTTACAGGTGAAGGTGTTCCTGACTTGCTGtggctgctgctggagctcACTCAGAAAAGAATGTCCAAGCAATTGATGTATCTATCTCACGTCGCTGCTACTGTTTTGGAAGTTAAAGTCGTTGAAGGTTTCGGTACCACAATCGATGTTATTTTGTCCAACGGTTACCTGAGAGAAGGTGACAGAATTGTCCTGTGTGGCCTTAATGGACCAATTGTGACAACTATCAGAGCCTTGTTGACTCCACAGCCATTACGCGAGCTGCGTTTGAAGTCCGAGTACGTTCATCACAAAGAGGTGAAGGCCGCCCTCGGTGTCAAGGTTGCCGCCAACGACCTTGAGAAGGCTGTTTCTGGCTCTAGACTATTAGTTGTGGGCCCTGAGgatgacgaggaggagATGATGGATGATGTTATGGAGGACTTGACAGGTCTACTTGACTCTGTTGACACTTCGGGACGTGGTGTTGTTGTGCAAGCATCTACTCTGGGTTctcttgaagctcttttggacttcttgaaggacATGAAAATTCCAGTTATGTCTATCGGCCTGGGTCCAGTTTACAAGAGGGATGTGATGAAGGCAACTGCTATGTTGGACAAAGCCAAGGAGTTCGCAGTCATGTTGTGTTTCGATGTTAAAATTGACAAGGAAGCCGAACACTACGCCGAGGAACAAGGCGTTAAAATCTTTAACGCAGACGTTATCTACCACTTGTTCGACGCCTTTACTGCCtaccaagaaaaacttcTGGAGCAACGTCGTAAAGATTTCTTGCAAGATGCCATTTTCCCTTGCGTTCTGAACACTCTACAAATTATCAACAAGCGTGGTCCTATGATCATTGGTGTTGATGTGATGGAAGGTTCATTGAGAGTGGGCACTCCAATTTGTACCGTGAAACTGGATCCAACtacaaaagagaaaaccgttcttcttcttggtaAGGTTGTTTCTTTGGAAATCAACCACCAAGCAGTCAACGAAGTCAAGAAAGGTCAAACAGCAGCCGGTGTCGCGATGCGTCTGGAAGACCCATCTGGCCAACAGCCTATATGGGGTCGTCATGTTGACGAAAAGGACACTTTATACTCTTTGATATCCAGAAGATCTATTGACACTCTGAAGGACCCTGCATTCAGAGACCAGGTTTCAAAGTCCGACTGGTTGTTGTTGCGTAAGATGAAGACCGTTTTCAGCATCGAGTGA